From a single Rosa rugosa chromosome 7, drRosRugo1.1, whole genome shotgun sequence genomic region:
- the LOC133722915 gene encoding uncharacterized protein LOC133722915, which produces MTVTNNTKALILIMHHMNESPQLEYMNEDNVRNLWVALQERFGNIRDFLLQDLEVQRHNLRFSDKKTVMEYNSEAFHINSLMQLCGTTITEAQLIEKTLSTIPVSALMVSKSCRIDVTSRQIIKFHELITTMSIPIKHDNILVKNYDW; this is translated from the coding sequence ATGACTGTAACAAACAACACCAAGGCGCTCATTTTGATTATGCACCATATGAACGAATCACCTCAacttgagtacatgaatgaggataatgTTAGAAACCTATGGGTAGCGCTTCAAGAACGTTTTGGAAACATTCGTGACTTCCTCCTTCAGGATTTAGAAGTGCAAAGGCACAATCTCCGCTTTTCTGATAAGAAGACTGTTATGGAGTACAATTCAGAAGCTTTCCACATCAACTCTCTAATGCAATTATGTGGAACGACTATCACAGAAGCtcaattgattgagaagaccCTCTCTACcatccccgtctctgcattgatggtttcTAAGAGCTGTCGGATTGATGTAACTTCAAGACAGATTATAAAGTTTCATGAGCTGATCACAACCATGTCTATTCCTataaagcatgacaacatccttgtgaagaattatGATTGGTGA
- the LOC133722916 gene encoding uncharacterized protein LOC133722916, protein MGNIKSILVQEISFRERKRILVKTGQFGLEPSLAGFLVHFWKVQLEVAVASQSRSEEKEQEGKKQIPDFQVQLEVGFASQSRSEKKKQEGKKLIPDFQVLLFYAKVFIIQSLVSWLACLSFFLLVSIMFPRKQLSGSQKRKRKKKEEEIIQSQRGSLERYFVKETNESVENHVENLVNEPELQIHSDEFVENQNEVNEELGEIGENESDEIENNENPCHDEIIANELECLKSSADLNIFYPRVWDSLDSKMRDLLVEKEPITEYDINFPKDELSRHFSSEFYVRKLPNGETFARKWLIYSKELDKVFCFCCKLFKTARSRSQLASEGIRDWKHLGTTLNLHENSSEHLINLRTWVELRVRLNKNQTIDKELQELIKKDTEHWKEVMVRIVAVVKCLAKNNLAFRGTNEKIYEDSNGNFLGLLEMIAEFDPIMKQHFRLIQDKEIHYHYLSHKIQNELISMLALNVKSAIIKKIKEAKYFSVILDCTLDASHKEQMTLIIRCVDVLSSPIKIEEFFLEFLNVEDTSGLGLFNELQAALKSLDLDIDCV, encoded by the exons ATGGGCAATATCAAGTCAATCCTTGTCCAAGAAATAAGCTTCAGAGAAAGAAAACGTATCTTAGTCAAAACAGGACAGTTTGGCCTAGAACCTTCTTTGGCcggatttcttgtgcatttttggaag gtGCAATTGGAAGTTGCAGTTGCAAGTCAATCTCGATCAGAAGAGAAAgaacaagaaggaaaaaagcAAATTCCAGATTTTCAG gtGCAATTAGAAGTTGGATTTGCAAGTCAGTCtcgatcagaaaagaaaaaacaagaaggaaaaaagcTGATTCCAGATTTCCAGGTTTTATTGTTCTATGCTAAAGTGTTTATCATTCAAAGTTTAGTGTCTTGGCTTGCTTGTTTGAGTTTTTTCTTGCTAGTTTCAATAATGTTTCCTAGGAAACAACTCTCAggttctcaaaaaagaaaaagaaagaaaaaagaagaagaaattattcAATCTCAACGGGGATCTTTAGAAAGATATTTTGTTAAAGAAACAAATGAATCTGTTGAAAATCATGTTGAGAATTTAGTAAATGAACCTGAACTACAAATTCATTCTGATGAGTTTGTAGAAAATCAGAATGAGGTGAATGAAGAACTTGGTGAAATAGGTGAAAATGAAAGTGACGAAatagaaaataatgaaaatccTTGTCATGATGAAATTATTGCTAATGAACTTGAATGCTTGAAATCATCTGCTGATTTGAATATTTTTTATCCTAGAGTTTGGGATAGTCTAGATTCAAAAATGAGAGACTtgcttgtagaaaaagaaccTATTACGGAATATGATATCAACTTTCCTAAGGATGAATTAAGTCGGCACTTTTCTTCTGAGTTTTATGTTCGAAAATTACCAAATGGTGAAACTTTTGCTAGAAAATGGTTGATTTACTCAAAAGAGCTAGATAaagttttttgtttctgttgcaAATTATTTAAAACAGCTCGCTCGAGAAGTCAATTAGCAAGTGAAGGGATAAGAGATTGGAAACATCTTGGTACAACATTAAATTTACATGAAAACAGTTCTGAACACCTCATTAACTTGAGAACTTGGGTTGAGTTGCGAGTGAGATTGAATAAGAATCAAACAATTGATAAAGAGTTACAAGAGTTAATTAAGAAAGATACTGAACATTGGAAAGAGGTTATGGTCAGAATAGTTGCTGTTGTGAAATGTCTTGCAAAGAATAATTTGGCCTTTCGTGGAACAAATGAAAAAATTTATGAAGATTCTAATGGAAACTTTTTAGGCTTACTTGAAATGATTGCTGAGTTTGATCCTATAATGAAACAACATTTTCGGCTTATTCAAGATAAAGAAattcattatcattatcttagcCATAAAATTCAAAATGAGTTGATTAGTATGTTGGCCTTAAATGTCAAGAGTGCAATcattaaaaaaatcaaagagGCAAAATATTTTTCGGTAATCCTTGATTGCACTCTTGATGCAAGTCACAAAGAACAGATGACTTTAATTATAAGATGCGTAGATGTGTTGAGTTCTCCTATAAAAATAGAAGAGTTCTTTTTAGAATTTCTAAATGTGGAAGATACATCTGGTTTAGGGCTTTTTAATGAATTACAAGCAGCTTTGAAATCTCTTGATTTAGATATTGATTGTGTGTGA
- the LOC133721342 gene encoding uncharacterized protein LOC133721342: MAGGVNRKISAASARAHTRRTKQNSSFRLPSGMFRTTLVVLFMGFLAWAYQAIQPPPPKICGSPDGPPVTAPRIKLRDGRHLAYQEHGVPKENAQYKIVYIHGIDSCRHDAVATQTLSPEIVEDLGVYFVSFDRPGYGESDPDPKRTAKSMALDIEELADELGLGSRFYVIGFSMGGQVLWGCLKYIPHRLAGAALLAPVVNYWWTGIPANLSNKAYHQQFQQDQWAVRVSHYTPWLTYFWNTQKWFPASSVMAHSTDILSQQDKELLPKLFKRKPYMDQVRQQGEFESIHRDMNIGFGTWEFSPLDLENPFPNNEASVHVWHGDEDNMVPVTLQRYIAQQLPWIQYHEIPGAGHLFPHADGMCNTIVKALLTDDK, translated from the exons ATGGCCGGTGGAGTTAACCGGAAGATATCGGCCGCTTCGGCCAGAGCTCACACCCGAAGAACCAAGCAAAACAGCTCCTTCCGTCTTCCTTCAg GGATGTTTAGGACAACACTGGTGGTGTTGTTTATGGGGTTTCTGGCATGGGCATATCAGGCCATCCAACCTCCTCCACCAAAGATTTGTGGCTCTCCTGATGGCCCTCCTGTTACAGCACCAAGAATAAAACTTAGGGATGGAAGGCATTTAGCCTATCAAGAGCATGGGGTCCCAAAAGAAAATGCTCAGTATAAAATTGTTTATATACATGGTATCGATTCTTGCAGACATGATGCTGTTGCTACACAAACCCTATCTCCA GAAATTGTTGAAGACTTGGGTGTCTACTTCGTGTCTTTTGACAGACCTGGTTATGGAGAGAGTGATCCTGATCCAAAGAGAACAGCGAAGAGTATGGCTTTAGATATAGAGGAGCTGGCTGATGAATTAGGATTAGGATCCAGATTCTATGTAATTGGTTTTTCTATGGGTGGACAGGTTCTTTGGGGTTGCCTCAAGTACATCCCTCACAG GCTAGCAGGAGCGGCACTATTAGCTCCAGTTGTTAATTACTGGTGGACTGGTATTCCTGCAAATCTATCTAACAAAGCATACCACCAACAGTTTCAGCAAGACCAATGGGCAGTTCGTGTTTCTCACTACACCCCTTGGCTTACCTATTTCTGGAACACTCAAAAATGGTTTCCCGCTTCAAGTGTTATGGCTCACAGCACAGATATTCTTTCTCAACAAGACAAAGAACTCCTCCCTAAGCTTTTCAAAAGAAAACCATATATG GACCAGGTAAGACAGCAAGGAGAATTCGAGTCCATTCACCGTGACATGAATATTGGATTTGGGACCTGGGAATTCAGTCCTCTGGATCTGGAAAATCCTTTTCCAAACAATGAAGCTTCTGTTCACGTGTGGCATGGAGATGAAGATAACATGGTTCCTGTTACTCTGCAACGATACATTGCCCAACAACTTCCCTGGATTCAATATCATGAGATACCAGGTGCTGGACACTTGTTCCCACATGCTGATGGGATGTGCAATACCATTGTCAAGGCACTTTTAACTGATGACAAGTAA
- the LOC133721343 gene encoding germin-like protein subfamily 3 member 2 produces MSSTLTLLFVNFILLCATTLASDPDPIQDYCLPNLKSGASRTAHLTIIPCKNSSEATTDDFVFSGMKVPGNFTDTGLAAISVNPTIFPGINTLGMSFVRADLKVGGINPPHFHPRATEIAYIVQGSVYSGFVDSTNRVFARVVEQGEVMVFPRGLVHFLMNVGKKPATVFGSFNSQNPGMQKIPAAIFGSGINDKLLEKAFGLSPKQIALMRRRFG; encoded by the coding sequence ATGTCTTCTACTCTTACCCTATTGTTTGTTAATTTCATCCTCCTATGTGCCACAACATTAGCTTCCGATCCCGACCCAATTCAAGACTATTGCTTACCGAATCTGAAATCCGGTGCATCAAGAACAGCCCACCTCACCATCATCCCATGCAAGAACTCGTCTGAGGCCACCACCGATGACTTCGTCTTCTCCGGAATGAAGGTACCCGGGAACTTCACCGACACGGGCCTCGCGGCCATCTCGGTGAACCCGACAATCTTTCCAGGGATCAACACACTAGGGATGTCATTTGTAAGAGCTGATCTCAAGGTGGGTGGAATCAATCCACCACATTTCCACCCAAGAGCCACAGAAATAGCATATATAGTGCAAGGGAGTGTTTATTCTGGGTTTGTTGATTCTACAAATAGGGTTTTCGCTAGGGTAGTTGAGCAAGGAGAGGTCATGGTGTTCCCCAGGGGTCTAGTTCACTTTTTAATGAATGTCGGCAAGAAGCCAGCTACAGTATTTGGAAGCTTCAATAGCCAAAATCCAGGAATGCAAAAGATCCCAGCGGCTATTTTTGGGTCTGGTATAAATGATAAGCTCTTGGAGAAGGCATTTGGATTAAGTCCTAAGCAGATTGCTCTGATGAGAAGAAGATTTGGGTGA
- the LOC133722378 gene encoding protein ABSCISIC ACID-INSENSITIVE 5 — MTNTTMGGVSESEMMSHCKEELPLQSDQHAKNNQLFTSLGRQSSIYSLTLDEFQHTLSENGKNFGSMNMDEFLNSIWTAEENQAINSTHHNNSNNLNPNHINNISNNNVQHPALSEVTIEKKGVIAKQPSLARQGSLTFPAPLCRKTVDEVWSEIHKEQKAQAQQQNSNHNSSNDGAQNSEYVPRQPTFGEMTLEDFLVKAGVVREPDSMSVVPLPPQPQQQPQQYGIVGQSFVMGMGANAGASTSTTPVLPNYQTIPQGGTPVGESSGYVTNGKRNGAYPPPPPQAVCFGGRVINGGGGYAPTQPIGTATPVSPVSSDGMCASQIENSGGQYAMDMGALRGRKRIIDGPVEKVVERRQRRMIKNRESAARSRARKQAYTVELEAELNQLREENANLKQALAELEMKRRQQYCEEMRKRVQSRAQKAMEKLWMLKRSHSCAV, encoded by the exons ATGACAAACACAACAATGGGCGGTGTCTCAGAGTCTGAAATGATGTCCCACTGCAAAGAGGAATTGCCATTGCAGTCTGACCAACATGCCAAGAACAACCAACTATTCACGTCCTTAGGAAGACAATCTTCCATCTACTCTCTCACTCTCGACGAGTTCCAGCACACCCTCTCTGAGAACGGCAAGAATTTCGGGTCTATGAACATGGACGAGTTCCTCAACAGCATTTGGACTGCTGAAGAAAATCAAGCCATCAACTCCACCCACCACAACAACAGTAATAACCTCAATCCCAACCACATCAACAACATAAGCAACAACAATGTCCAGCACCCCGCTTTAAGCGAGGTCACTATTGAAAAAAAAGGTGTGATAGCCAAGCAACCAAGCTTGGCACGTCAGGGTTCACTCACGTTTCCTGCACCATTGTGCAGGAAGACGGTGGACGAAGTTTGGTCTGAAATACACAAAGAGCAGAAAGCACAAGCTCAGCAACAGAACAGTAACCACAACAGTAGCAATGATGGTGCTCAGAATTCCGAGTATGTTCCTCGCCAGCCCACATTTGGGGAGATGACACTGGAGGATTTTTTAGTAAAAGCAGGGGTCGTTCGGGAACCAGATTCAATGTCAGTGGTGCCCCTCCCTCCTCAACCCCAACAGCAACCACAGCAGTATGGCATAGTGGGACAAAGTTTTGTGATGGGAATGGGTGCAAATGCTGGTGCTAGCACTAGTACTACTCCTGTTCTGCCCAATTACCAAACTATCCCTCAAGGTGGCACCCCGGTCGGAGAGTCATCTGGGTATGTTACAAATGGCAAGAGGAATGGGGCATATCCCCCACCACCGCCACAGGCAGTTTGTTTTGGAGGGAGAGTGATCAATGGTGGCGGTGGTTATGCCCCGACGCAGCCAATCGGGACGGCTACTCCTGTGAGTCCAGTGTCATCAGATGGGATGTGTGCGAGTCAGATTGAGAACTCAGGCGGTCAATATGCTATGGATATGGGTGCACTGAGGGGAAGAAAGAGGATTATAGATGGTCCAGTGGAGAAGGTGGTGGAGAGGAGGCAGAGAAGGATGATTAAGAATAGAGAGTCTGCTGCAAGGTCTAGAGCCAGGAAACAG GCATATACTGTTGAATTGGAGGCAGAACTTAACCAATTAAGAGAAGAGAATGCAAACCTTAAACAGGCACTG GCTGAGCTGGAGATGAAACGAAGGCAACAG TACTGTGAGGAAATGAGAAAAAGAGTTCAGAGCAGGGCCCAGAAAGCTATGGAGAAGCTGTGGATGCTGAAGAGGAGTCACAGTTGTGCTGTGTGA
- the LOC133722917 gene encoding NDR1/HIN1-like protein 10, translated as MFGKLCLFCCVIPLVVTAVAMLGMVLWLRKEMNKMDLGLEYTVSDGVLNTFSMTPNKTLDYDLALTITVENKLRANTKIKWEEFETTPVYKDVELGKVDLAPFEIIKVDKKELKPSYKGMKQMSGNVDASKVKNLKFVDIVLKLEAKRKGDTVWSFKVKNKLKYECKLKVPTKSGGEKFESTKCERKK; from the coding sequence ATGTTTGGGAAGCTGTGCCTCTTTTGTTGCGTCATCCCTCTGGTGGTAACTGCTGTTGCCATGCTTGGAATGGTTCTTTGGCTGCGTAAGGAGATGAACAAAATGGATTTGGGACTGGAGTACACGGTGTCCGACGGCGTGCTGAACACGTTTTCCATGACGCCCAACAAGACCCTCGATTACGATCTAGCCTTGACTATAACTGTTGAGAATAAGTTGAGAGCTAATACTAAAATAAAGTGGGAAGAGTTTGAAACTACTCCTGTTTACAAGGATGTGGAATTGGGTAAGGTTGATTTGGCCCCGTTTGAGATAATTAAGGTCGACAAGAAGGAACTCAAACCATCGTACAAGGGGATGAAACAGATGTCTGGTAATGTTGACGCTTCAAAGGTGAAGAACCTTAAGTTTGTCGATATTGTTTTAAAGCTTGAGGCCAAGAGAAAGGGCGATACTGTTTGGAGTTTCAAGGTTAAAAACAAACTCAAATATGAGTGCAAGTTGAAGGTTCCTACAAAATCGGGTGGTGAAAAATTCGAAAGTACCAAGTGTGAGAGAAAGAAATAG